One genomic segment of Vibrio penaeicida includes these proteins:
- a CDS encoding TRAP transporter large permease: protein MIAILFIAAAVFILIGLPVAVALAGASLLFILIDASLPSMVVLHRMVSGVDSFPLLAVPFFILAGNLMNSAGITNRIFDFAKSLVGWLPGGLGHVNVGGSVVFAGMSGAAVADAGGLGAIEIKAMREAGYDSEFSVGITAASSTIGPIIPPSLPMVIYGVLASASIGKLFAAGLIPGLMMAVALMVMIGWYAKRRNYPVDSAFSMKRVASSSKGAFLSLLTPIIVVGGITTGVLTPTEAAIAAVAWALFLGAVVYKSLNLKRLAAVSLKSIETTAVVLFVVAAASIFAWLLTNHNIATAMADGLMTISDNKYVVLSIILLLLLVIGCFMETIAAMTILVPVLLPTVTQLGVDPVHFGVIMVLTLMISLLTPPVGVVLYVLSSISKLSFERCVVATMPFLVPLVFVLLIVTFMPGLVMWLPNLLYP from the coding sequence ATGATTGCTATTTTATTTATCGCGGCCGCCGTATTTATTCTAATTGGTTTACCCGTCGCTGTTGCGTTAGCTGGTGCATCTTTGTTGTTCATTTTGATCGACGCCAGTTTACCAAGCATGGTTGTACTGCACCGAATGGTAAGTGGTGTGGACAGTTTCCCCCTTTTGGCGGTGCCATTTTTTATTCTTGCAGGGAATTTAATGAACTCCGCAGGGATAACCAATCGTATATTCGACTTTGCGAAATCTCTAGTGGGTTGGCTACCCGGCGGTCTAGGACATGTAAACGTTGGCGGAAGTGTCGTGTTTGCGGGTATGTCTGGTGCAGCGGTCGCGGATGCTGGCGGGCTTGGTGCGATTGAGATAAAAGCCATGCGCGAGGCAGGATACGACAGCGAGTTTTCCGTTGGAATCACCGCCGCTTCTTCCACTATCGGTCCTATTATTCCCCCTTCTTTACCTATGGTGATTTACGGTGTTTTGGCATCGGCGTCTATAGGGAAGCTGTTTGCAGCAGGGTTAATTCCAGGTCTTATGATGGCAGTCGCGCTCATGGTCATGATTGGATGGTACGCCAAGCGTCGGAATTACCCAGTGGACAGTGCGTTTTCAATGAAAAGAGTCGCATCAAGCAGTAAAGGCGCATTCTTGTCCTTACTCACTCCCATTATTGTGGTTGGCGGAATTACGACAGGCGTTCTCACTCCAACAGAAGCCGCCATTGCAGCGGTAGCGTGGGCATTATTTTTGGGTGCGGTTGTCTACAAGAGTTTAAATTTAAAAAGGTTAGCGGCAGTTTCGCTCAAATCGATAGAAACAACGGCCGTCGTATTATTTGTGGTTGCTGCTGCTTCCATATTTGCTTGGTTACTCACCAATCATAATATTGCCACCGCAATGGCAGATGGGCTAATGACAATATCCGACAACAAATACGTGGTTTTAAGCATCATTTTGCTTTTGCTGCTGGTTATTGGGTGTTTCATGGAAACCATTGCAGCCATGACAATCTTAGTTCCTGTATTGCTTCCTACTGTGACACAACTCGGGGTTGATCCCGTGCACTTTGGTGTGATTATGGTTCTAACCCTAATGATAAGCTTGTTAACACCTCCCGTTGGTGTTGTTCTTTATGTTTTGTCCAGCATATCCAAATTGAGTTTCGAGCGATGTGTCGTGGCCACCATGCCATTTTTGGTGCCGTTGGTTTTCGTCCTGCTCATCGTCACTTTTATGCCAGGTTTAGTTATGTGGCTTCCAAACCTGCTATACCCATAA
- a CDS encoding sialic acid TRAP transporter substrate-binding protein SiaP, with product MNKRTWLKRVTLSLTATTVALSSLFSPAVISAEKLKWAHVYETSTPYHKWAVWAAEEIGKRSNGKFDVQVFPAASLGKENEINESLSLGTIDIIYTGSTFVGRSYGPLAIPSAPFMLRNFDHFNAYANSSLFADLSNGYKSVTGHNIQSLTYYGQRMVTSNTPVSKPADMKDMKLRVPPAPLFQMFTDSVEANATPIAFSEVYLALSQGVVDGQENPLPTIQAKKFYEVQKYINLTGHIIDSLVTVVGGPTWNKLSDSDKSMFKKVFVEASAGASNDIRQSEKDLVAWFVEQGVNINTDIDRNAFRKAAMSVHNGKHASWSEEVYKRFQEL from the coding sequence ATGAACAAAAGGACATGGCTAAAACGTGTAACCCTGAGCTTAACAGCGACTACAGTAGCGCTTTCTAGCTTATTCTCTCCTGCTGTAATCTCGGCAGAAAAGCTAAAATGGGCACATGTGTATGAAACTTCTACCCCTTACCATAAATGGGCTGTTTGGGCAGCGGAAGAAATTGGCAAGCGCAGTAATGGAAAATTCGACGTTCAAGTTTTCCCTGCAGCGTCGCTCGGTAAAGAAAATGAAATCAACGAATCTTTAAGCTTAGGTACGATCGATATTATTTATACCGGTTCAACATTCGTTGGCCGTTCCTATGGTCCACTCGCAATACCGAGTGCGCCGTTTATGCTTCGAAATTTTGATCACTTTAACGCTTACGCGAACAGTTCATTGTTCGCGGATTTAAGTAACGGGTATAAATCGGTAACAGGACACAACATTCAATCGCTTACTTACTATGGCCAACGTATGGTGACGTCGAACACGCCTGTATCTAAGCCTGCCGATATGAAAGACATGAAGCTTCGTGTTCCACCAGCCCCACTCTTCCAGATGTTTACGGATTCGGTCGAAGCGAACGCAACGCCCATCGCCTTCTCAGAGGTTTACTTAGCGCTTTCCCAAGGTGTTGTTGATGGGCAAGAAAACCCCTTACCAACCATCCAAGCCAAGAAATTTTACGAGGTACAAAAGTACATCAATCTCACGGGGCATATCATTGATAGCCTAGTCACAGTTGTTGGCGGACCTACTTGGAACAAACTGTCTGATAGCGATAAAAGCATGTTCAAAAAAGTATTCGTCGAAGCGTCGGCTGGTGCTAGTAACGACATTCGCCAGTCAGAGAAAGACTTGGTTGCTTGGTTTGTTGAGCAAGGCGTCAACATAAATACAGACATTGACCGTAACGCATTCCGCAAGGCTGCAATGTCGGTTCACAATGGTAAACACGCTTCTTGGTCGGAAGAAGTCTACAAACGATTCCAAGAACTTTAA
- a CDS encoding Qnr family pentapeptide repeat protein → MEFKKKHFVSESFVRTDMSEWRFTQCTFDQCDFSRADLSDAVFIDCQFFKASEIEGCQFQYTNLKDASFKNCQLAMAQFVGANCLGAEFRECDLKGANFVKANFANRVSHQVYFCSVFITGCNLSYANFENACIEKCDLFENRWTGALLQGASLRGSDLSRGEFSEDAWSQFRFENCDLTHTELYGLDPRRISLQGVKICDWQQEQLLEPLGVIVLP, encoded by the coding sequence ATGGAATTTAAGAAAAAACACTTTGTATCTGAAAGCTTCGTGCGAACCGATATGTCGGAATGGCGTTTTACCCAATGCACGTTTGACCAATGTGATTTCTCGCGAGCAGATTTAAGTGACGCGGTGTTTATCGATTGTCAGTTTTTTAAGGCGAGTGAGATAGAGGGTTGCCAGTTTCAATACACAAACTTGAAAGACGCAAGCTTTAAGAACTGCCAATTAGCCATGGCACAGTTTGTGGGGGCGAATTGTTTAGGTGCAGAATTTAGAGAATGCGACCTAAAAGGGGCGAATTTTGTTAAAGCCAACTTTGCCAACCGCGTCAGCCACCAAGTTTATTTCTGTAGTGTCTTTATTACGGGGTGCAATTTGTCGTATGCCAATTTCGAAAATGCCTGTATCGAAAAATGCGACTTGTTTGAGAATCGTTGGACAGGCGCGCTTTTGCAAGGTGCATCACTGCGTGGATCGGACTTATCCCGCGGAGAATTTTCGGAAGATGCTTGGTCTCAATTTCGCTTTGAGAATTGCGATTTAACCCATACAGAGCTTTACGGGCTCGATCCAAGAAGGATCTCTTTACAAGGTGTGAAGATTTGCGATTGGCAGCAAGAGCAGCTTTTAGAGCCACTTGGGGTGATTGTTCTACCCTAA
- a CDS encoding BNR-4 repeat-containing protein: MLFPLMIALPQQLSAAPVSNDYDFVITEDGTYIWFVDERARINDGVLYTSYVKIDGFTGMSTLDLESGSRIGDDIDLSSFQQADDHNNGAILPLQNGKMMSLYTLHDARRTQYYRVSNTSLPLTLEDWGEERTYPIPKTATYNNAYQLSAENGKIYNFFRVGTRDPYYVTFDANGDNPTEAKHFIQNGTQWWDRAYAKYASNGVDRIDFFFTDGHPTPKRTSLYHLYIKNGKTYKSDGTLIGNLDDAPFVVSDGTVVYQQGEDGTNRSPWNHEVRYDSSGNPVLLYSHQYDKNTIDYYMATWNASTNQWDKIWVADAGDALIPEPMTAPDGTRFGGSQIDYAGGITLNPYNPNEIFISANVNPATGLDTDKFEIYKGVLSGTSFTWEALTSNSPDNNYRPFVPFGAESSNEQVVIWFTGKYESFVNGYKDLQSTGEPHYFKGYDSKIVGKYINNPIAYIARTCQAVNISPSSSNTTAYGGSQDKGNATFANNGISLTGNSWKAIDIDYRVTPNTTVSFEFKSDVQGEEHAIGLDNNLSVSNRLRARLYGTQKDANIEGAFDTYHTSGEFSRFITPIGKSIGNQPFSANYLVVNADDDAAALGDSTFRNMSIFEDYSDVYFSRNQVDVYDPNQGDGGTFQVSPDGSTLSIANNAWRVVELPYDITPNTVITFDFKSAQQGEFHGIALDKDRTLNNGETRFALYGTQPDSNSNELFKTYDASGEFQHFSIPVGQFATAESTKYLLLIADHDNGEKNGESVFRNVRVFDDANGNLIDDRCDPAL; encoded by the coding sequence ATGCTCTTTCCTTTGATGATTGCACTACCCCAACAACTCAGTGCTGCCCCGGTATCTAATGACTACGATTTTGTTATCACAGAAGATGGCACATATATCTGGTTTGTTGACGAACGAGCCAGAATTAACGACGGTGTACTTTACACATCCTATGTGAAAATTGATGGTTTTACGGGAATGTCTACGCTCGACTTAGAATCGGGTTCTAGAATCGGTGATGACATAGATCTCAGCAGTTTTCAACAGGCAGATGATCACAACAATGGTGCCATTCTTCCTTTGCAAAATGGAAAAATGATGTCGCTTTACACGCTACATGATGCTAGACGAACTCAGTACTATCGAGTCTCTAACACATCTCTTCCGCTGACATTGGAAGACTGGGGTGAAGAGAGGACGTATCCTATTCCTAAGACGGCTACGTACAATAATGCTTATCAGCTCTCTGCTGAGAATGGGAAAATTTACAATTTCTTTCGGGTTGGCACTCGAGATCCTTATTACGTTACCTTTGATGCCAATGGCGATAACCCCACTGAAGCAAAACACTTTATTCAAAATGGTACTCAATGGTGGGATAGGGCGTATGCAAAATACGCATCAAATGGGGTAGATCGAATTGATTTCTTCTTTACCGATGGTCACCCGACGCCAAAACGAACCAGTCTATATCACCTCTATATTAAAAACGGAAAAACATACAAATCCGATGGGACGCTCATTGGAAATCTAGATGATGCTCCTTTTGTTGTTTCGGATGGAACGGTGGTTTATCAACAAGGTGAAGATGGGACAAATCGCTCTCCTTGGAATCATGAAGTTCGCTATGATTCTTCGGGTAACCCTGTCCTCCTCTATAGCCACCAATATGACAAAAATACCATCGACTATTACATGGCGACATGGAATGCATCGACGAACCAATGGGACAAAATTTGGGTCGCGGACGCAGGCGATGCTCTTATTCCCGAACCGATGACTGCGCCTGATGGAACAAGGTTTGGAGGGTCTCAAATAGATTATGCTGGTGGTATTACCCTTAACCCATACAATCCGAACGAGATATTCATTTCCGCTAATGTTAATCCAGCGACTGGTTTAGATACGGATAAGTTTGAAATTTACAAAGGTGTGTTAAGCGGAACAAGTTTTACTTGGGAAGCCTTAACCTCAAATTCTCCAGATAACAACTATCGTCCGTTTGTGCCGTTTGGAGCGGAAAGCTCGAATGAGCAGGTCGTAATTTGGTTTACTGGCAAGTATGAGTCTTTTGTTAATGGATATAAAGATCTGCAAAGTACGGGTGAACCTCACTATTTCAAAGGCTATGACTCGAAAATCGTTGGGAAATACATCAATAACCCGATTGCCTACATAGCCAGAACGTGCCAAGCGGTAAACATTTCTCCTTCCTCATCAAACACTACCGCTTATGGAGGCAGCCAAGATAAAGGAAATGCGACATTCGCTAATAACGGTATTTCGCTAACGGGGAATAGCTGGAAAGCCATTGATATTGACTATCGTGTCACACCTAACACCACAGTTTCTTTTGAATTCAAATCCGACGTTCAAGGAGAAGAACATGCGATAGGTTTGGATAACAATTTGTCGGTCAGTAATCGTTTACGTGCTCGTCTATACGGTACCCAGAAAGATGCCAATATTGAAGGTGCATTTGATACTTATCATACCAGTGGTGAATTTTCGCGCTTTATCACCCCAATTGGCAAATCGATAGGAAATCAGCCATTTAGTGCTAACTATCTGGTTGTTAATGCTGATGATGATGCAGCAGCATTAGGAGATTCTACTTTCCGAAACATGTCCATATTTGAAGATTACAGCGACGTTTACTTTAGCCGTAATCAGGTTGATGTTTACGATCCTAATCAAGGGGATGGTGGAACATTTCAGGTATCCCCAGATGGGAGCACTTTGTCTATCGCTAACAATGCGTGGCGAGTGGTCGAGTTACCGTATGACATTACACCCAATACGGTAATCACCTTTGATTTCAAGAGCGCCCAGCAAGGCGAATTTCACGGCATAGCTCTGGATAAAGATCGGACTCTTAACAATGGTGAAACGCGCTTCGCCCTTTATGGAACGCAACCAGATTCTAACTCCAATGAATTGTTTAAAACATACGATGCGAGCGGCGAGTTCCAGCATTTCAGCATTCCCGTGGGTCAATTTGCAACGGCAGAGAGTACTAAATACCTTCTCCTGATTGCTGACCACGATAACGGTGAGAAGAATGGCGAGTCCGTATTTCGTAATGTCCGTGTCTTTGATGATGCAAATGGAAACCTGATCGATGATCGCTGCGATCCTGCTCTTTAA
- the kduI gene encoding 5-dehydro-4-deoxy-D-glucuronate isomerase — translation MKSYYSTHAEDYGSYGTQTLRDRYLIESIFKRGKVQQYYCHDDRMIIAGVSPENSPLKLTEGKELGGLTFFNRREAATINLGGEGRIRVGDEIFSLDHKDALYIGQGAHSVSFESVDKDKPARFYLCSSPSHHSHPTILVRRSEAVQVHLGESKKSNERVIHQYIHPDVCRSSQLVMGLTELLNSSNWNTMPCHTHARRMEAYFYFSESEDTQIFHLMGKPDETRHIVIANEQAVISPSWSIHSGVGTTPYSFIWAMAGENQEFNDMDFVAPQDIR, via the coding sequence ATGAAAAGCTATTATTCGACTCATGCCGAAGATTACGGCAGCTACGGTACGCAAACACTGCGTGACCGCTACCTCATTGAATCGATATTTAAACGAGGTAAAGTGCAGCAATACTATTGCCACGATGATCGGATGATCATTGCTGGGGTTTCCCCAGAAAATTCACCACTTAAGCTTACCGAAGGTAAGGAGCTAGGGGGGTTGACCTTCTTCAATCGCCGTGAAGCTGCCACCATCAATCTAGGTGGAGAAGGTCGAATCCGAGTTGGCGATGAGATATTTTCTTTAGATCATAAAGACGCCCTATACATTGGTCAGGGCGCGCATTCCGTCTCATTCGAAAGCGTCGATAAAGATAAGCCAGCGCGCTTTTATCTCTGCAGCTCACCGAGCCATCACTCTCACCCAACAATCCTTGTAAGGCGTTCAGAAGCTGTTCAAGTTCACTTGGGGGAGTCCAAAAAATCCAATGAGCGAGTTATCCATCAATACATTCACCCAGATGTGTGCAGAAGTTCTCAGCTAGTTATGGGGTTAACGGAACTCCTTAACTCTTCCAACTGGAATACGATGCCATGCCATACCCACGCTCGACGTATGGAGGCGTACTTTTACTTCTCTGAATCAGAAGATACTCAGATTTTCCATCTTATGGGCAAACCCGATGAAACTCGGCATATCGTTATCGCAAATGAGCAAGCCGTTATCTCACCAAGCTGGTCAATTCACAGCGGTGTAGGCACAACCCCTTACAGCTTCATATGGGCCATGGCAGGGGAAAATCAAGAATTCAACGACATGGATTTTGTCGCTCCACAAGACATACGCTAA
- a CDS encoding monovalent cation:proton antiporter-2 (CPA2) family protein — MTSYFLQAFIYLIAAVIMVPIAKRLGLGSVLGYLIAGVIIGPVIGLVGEETTTIQHFAEFGVVMMLFLVGLELEPKMLWSMKNRLIGLGGLQVGLTAAAVMGISLWLQQPWTISLSIGLVFALSSTAIVLQTFNEKGLSKTEGGRNAFSVLLFQDIAVIPMLAFIPLLALPELVEKAQSAAQAASDHHEEMSLVAGLPGWAYGSVIIVTIVALMVGGHYASRPLFRFVASSGLREIFTATALMLVVGIAALMSLVGLSPALGTFLAGVVLANSEFRHELESNIDPFKGLLLGLFFITVGAGINFDILGNQFFDIIGMTMGIMLLKAFVLLILSFVFGIRASDRWLFSLSLAQAGEFGFVLLSFTVQSHVIPTELAQTLSMVVALSMFLTPGLFILFDKVIVPKYLDQENQREEDTIEETGKVIIAGVGRFGQIVNRLLVSNHIQTVVLDCEASQVDNLRKINTKAYFGDATRPDLLHTAGIEEASLLVVAMDARESAVELVQYVKHTYPQVKILARAYDRVHEYHLRQAGADFIEKETFHAALEVGAEALRSIGMHPFQVEQQKAAYIDVEQEGSEQLYKAWLGESDGEQRFDNNYRKLFMQLEETLKASLHSNRRGTHDQTERSWTPPPKDYLKDFED; from the coding sequence ATGACCAGCTATTTCTTACAAGCTTTTATCTATCTTATCGCGGCCGTCATTATGGTTCCGATCGCGAAGCGCTTAGGGTTAGGCAGTGTTTTGGGCTACTTGATTGCCGGTGTCATTATTGGTCCTGTTATCGGATTAGTGGGTGAAGAAACCACCACCATTCAGCACTTTGCAGAATTCGGCGTCGTCATGATGCTGTTTCTCGTCGGTTTAGAACTGGAACCCAAAATGCTGTGGTCGATGAAAAACCGACTAATTGGGCTCGGTGGATTGCAAGTTGGTTTAACGGCAGCGGCCGTTATGGGTATTTCATTGTGGTTGCAGCAACCTTGGACTATCTCACTGAGTATTGGTCTTGTTTTCGCACTTTCTTCTACCGCTATTGTTCTTCAAACTTTTAATGAGAAAGGGCTATCAAAAACAGAAGGGGGTCGTAACGCCTTCTCTGTATTGCTGTTCCAAGACATTGCCGTTATTCCAATGTTGGCGTTTATCCCCCTTCTTGCACTACCTGAATTGGTAGAAAAAGCCCAAAGCGCCGCGCAAGCTGCGTCCGATCACCATGAAGAAATGAGTTTGGTGGCGGGGCTGCCCGGTTGGGCTTATGGCTCTGTCATTATTGTTACTATTGTTGCACTAATGGTAGGAGGGCATTATGCCAGCCGTCCCTTGTTCCGTTTTGTTGCCAGTTCTGGTCTACGGGAAATATTCACCGCTACAGCACTGATGCTGGTTGTCGGTATTGCAGCGTTGATGAGCTTGGTCGGGCTGTCGCCGGCACTTGGAACCTTCCTCGCGGGTGTGGTGTTAGCCAACAGTGAGTTTCGCCACGAACTGGAATCGAATATCGATCCATTTAAGGGGCTTTTACTAGGACTCTTCTTTATCACCGTAGGAGCGGGTATTAACTTCGATATTTTGGGTAACCAATTCTTTGACATCATCGGAATGACAATGGGCATTATGTTGCTCAAAGCGTTCGTTCTACTCATTTTAAGCTTTGTGTTTGGTATTCGCGCCAGCGATAGGTGGCTTTTCTCACTTAGCCTCGCACAAGCCGGTGAGTTTGGATTTGTATTGTTGAGCTTCACAGTTCAAAGCCACGTGATCCCAACCGAGCTTGCGCAAACACTTTCCATGGTGGTGGCTTTGTCTATGTTCCTAACACCGGGACTGTTCATTCTGTTTGATAAAGTCATCGTGCCGAAATATTTAGACCAAGAAAACCAACGTGAAGAAGATACCATCGAAGAGACGGGGAAAGTCATCATTGCTGGTGTCGGTCGATTCGGCCAGATCGTGAATCGCCTCCTCGTGAGTAACCATATTCAAACCGTCGTGTTGGACTGCGAAGCGTCGCAAGTCGATAACTTACGTAAAATCAATACCAAAGCCTATTTTGGTGACGCCACGCGCCCCGATCTTCTGCATACCGCAGGTATAGAAGAAGCAAGTTTGTTAGTGGTCGCTATGGATGCGCGGGAAAGTGCTGTAGAACTCGTGCAATACGTGAAACACACCTACCCACAGGTAAAAATACTTGCTCGAGCTTATGATCGAGTTCATGAATACCATCTCCGCCAAGCGGGCGCGGATTTTATTGAAAAAGAAACCTTTCATGCTGCGCTGGAAGTCGGTGCAGAGGCACTGCGTTCTATCGGTATGCACCCTTTTCAGGTGGAACAACAGAAAGCCGCGTATATCGATGTGGAACAAGAAGGCTCTGAACAGCTTTACAAAGCTTGGTTAGGTGAGTCCGATGGCGAGCAGCGTTTCGACAACAATTACCGCAAATTATTTATGCAATTGGAAGAAACATTGAAAGCTTCGCTACATAGCAACAGACGTGGTACGCACGATCAAACCGAGCGGAGTTGGACGCCTCCGCCCAAGGACTATTTGAAAGATTTTGAAGATTAG
- a CDS encoding FadR/GntR family transcriptional regulator has protein sequence MLGKRKTLASQLIEKIKKDIVDGILLPGDKLPSEQSLINQYGVSRTVVREAIAGLRADGMVVTRQGIGAFVTENPVSKLELFNPTTLKDILHVLDLRLCLETKTAKLAAEHHTKSQLAKIAEALGAFKNAEYNYAEVAIADFQFHMAIAKASGNPYFIKLLEHLGPQIIPHSRIDLYQMPDDEADFLDRVYLEHKKMYEYIAERDIENAGNTMASHLEKGISRYKKLDSESTN, from the coding sequence ATGTTAGGCAAAAGGAAAACACTGGCATCTCAACTTATTGAGAAAATAAAGAAAGACATCGTTGACGGTATTTTATTGCCAGGAGATAAGTTGCCATCAGAACAAAGCCTTATTAATCAGTACGGTGTAAGCCGAACGGTTGTCCGTGAAGCGATTGCAGGGCTAAGGGCAGACGGAATGGTGGTAACACGTCAAGGCATTGGGGCTTTTGTTACTGAAAACCCCGTGAGCAAATTAGAGCTATTTAATCCAACGACGTTAAAAGACATTCTGCATGTACTCGATTTGAGATTATGCCTCGAAACCAAAACAGCGAAGCTTGCGGCAGAGCATCATACTAAATCGCAATTAGCTAAAATTGCTGAAGCTTTGGGTGCTTTCAAGAACGCTGAATACAACTACGCTGAAGTGGCGATAGCGGACTTTCAGTTTCATATGGCGATTGCAAAGGCATCGGGAAACCCCTATTTCATCAAGTTACTAGAACACTTAGGTCCTCAAATCATTCCTCACTCTCGTATCGATTTATATCAAATGCCTGATGATGAAGCTGACTTTCTTGATCGTGTATATTTAGAACATAAGAAAATGTATGAATATATTGCAGAAAGAGATATTGAAAATGCTGGTAATACAATGGCTTCTCACTTAGAGAAAGGTATTTCAAGATATAAGAAGCTGGATTCTGAGTCCACTAATTAG
- a CDS encoding TRAP transporter small permease: MLDAENTGTPQDFRDVEKNREALAGQHDKQNITQTEDEASGFIEDEDKNFTWSSIGILEWFCILAFWVLAFVVFYQFFTRYFLNDSAVWTEEIARNILIVLTFFGAALALKRHAHISVQFFVSKLPAVHQKKVIWINSILQSLFFAGAVYLCLTVADAMQFQKLMAIDLSRSVIYQAVATSFAVMLIIEIYGSIKRLKNSDDNSSEDPS, from the coding sequence ATGTTAGACGCAGAGAATACGGGCACCCCTCAAGATTTCCGAGATGTGGAGAAAAATAGAGAGGCACTCGCAGGGCAACATGACAAGCAGAACATCACACAGACAGAAGATGAAGCAAGCGGATTCATAGAAGACGAAGACAAAAATTTCACGTGGAGTAGCATAGGCATACTCGAGTGGTTTTGTATTTTGGCTTTTTGGGTATTGGCTTTTGTTGTTTTTTACCAATTTTTTACTCGCTACTTTCTTAACGATTCCGCCGTTTGGACAGAAGAAATTGCTCGAAACATTCTGATTGTTCTGACCTTTTTTGGCGCCGCATTAGCGTTAAAAAGGCACGCGCACATTAGCGTACAGTTTTTTGTGTCCAAGCTACCAGCGGTTCATCAGAAAAAGGTTATTTGGATTAACTCGATATTGCAGTCTCTGTTTTTTGCCGGTGCTGTCTATTTATGTTTAACCGTAGCGGACGCCATGCAATTTCAAAAGCTAATGGCTATCGACTTATCCAGAAGTGTTATATATCAAGCGGTTGCTACCTCTTTTGCTGTAATGCTGATCATCGAGATCTATGGGTCAATTAAACGTCTAAAGAATAGCGATGACAATTCATCGGAGGATCCATCATGA
- a CDS encoding NAD(P)H-dependent oxidoreductase: MPQKKVLVLFAHPSHKQSEVNLPLFHAAQSVEGVTAIDLYHEYPRFNINIDKEQQRLRDHDVVIFQFPMYWYSTPAILKEWQDLVLEYGFAYGSTGTELHGKYFMCVTSAGGKEEAYCTDGFNHFTIGELLQPLQQMSSLTGMIYLAPFVLFGSRTASEENRINSHAEKYQTLLTALVEDKVDLEAAASMKKITNDLSPLLKEDA, encoded by the coding sequence ATGCCCCAAAAGAAAGTACTTGTTCTGTTTGCTCACCCATCGCACAAACAATCAGAAGTAAACCTGCCATTGTTTCATGCAGCGCAAAGCGTGGAAGGCGTCACTGCTATCGACCTGTATCACGAATACCCGCGCTTCAATATCAATATAGATAAAGAACAACAAAGACTGCGCGACCATGACGTTGTGATATTCCAATTTCCTATGTACTGGTACTCCACCCCTGCCATTCTTAAAGAGTGGCAAGATTTGGTGCTTGAATACGGATTTGCGTATGGCTCGACCGGAACCGAACTGCATGGCAAATACTTTATGTGTGTCACTTCGGCGGGAGGAAAGGAAGAGGCCTACTGCACCGATGGCTTTAACCACTTCACCATCGGTGAGCTATTGCAGCCCCTGCAACAAATGTCTTCTTTAACTGGGATGATATACCTTGCCCCATTTGTCTTATTTGGCTCTCGCACGGCATCTGAAGAAAATCGTATCAACAGTCACGCGGAAAAATACCAAACGCTTCTCACCGCCTTGGTGGAAGACAAGGTGGATCTAGAAGCCGCTGCCTCTATGAAGAAAATCACCAACGACTTGTCACCACTACTTAAGGAGGACGCGTAA
- the kduD gene encoding 2-dehydro-3-deoxy-D-gluconate 5-dehydrogenase KduD, producing the protein MELFNLEGKTALVTGASKGLGQAMSIALAKAGANIIGVARSSTMHTQAKIEKLGKNFIGIEADLGEKNSVDAIVDTLATIDIIPDILVNNAGIIRRNDSIQFSEEEWDSVMDINLKSLFFLSQAMVKQWVALNRPGKIINIASMLSFQGGIRVPSYTASKTGVLGLTRIGACEWAPYDINVNAIAPGYMATDNTEALRKDKVRNGEILNRIPAGRWGESEDMEGAVVFLASRASNYVNGTVLTVDGGWQAR; encoded by the coding sequence ATGGAACTATTCAATTTAGAAGGAAAAACTGCTCTGGTTACGGGTGCCTCAAAAGGCTTGGGACAAGCGATGAGTATCGCTTTAGCGAAAGCGGGAGCCAACATTATTGGTGTAGCTCGCTCTTCAACAATGCATACACAAGCGAAAATAGAAAAGCTTGGCAAAAATTTTATTGGTATCGAGGCAGATTTAGGAGAAAAAAATTCAGTTGATGCAATCGTAGATACCCTTGCAACAATCGATATTATTCCAGACATCTTAGTGAACAACGCTGGCATTATCAGAAGAAACGACAGCATTCAGTTTTCTGAAGAGGAATGGGATAGCGTTATGGACATCAACCTCAAATCCCTTTTTTTTCTCAGTCAAGCCATGGTTAAGCAATGGGTCGCGCTAAATCGCCCGGGGAAAATCATCAATATTGCATCTATGCTCTCTTTCCAAGGTGGAATACGGGTGCCTTCTTATACTGCGAGTAAAACAGGCGTTTTAGGTTTAACTCGCATCGGAGCCTGTGAGTGGGCTCCCTATGATATCAACGTAAATGCCATTGCACCGGGATATATGGCAACAGACAACACCGAAGCGCTAAGAAAAGACAAAGTGAGAAACGGAGAGATTTTAAACCGAATCCCTGCTGGGCGATGGGGCGAATCGGAAGACATGGAAGGCGCGGTAGTGTTTCTGGCTTCTCGCGCATCCAACTATGTAAACGGCACTGTGCTCACCGTTGACGGCGGCTGGCAGGCACGATAG